One Caulobacter segnis genomic window carries:
- a CDS encoding MFS transporter, which produces MCCGLFGVQIVWGLQNVNTSRIFQTLGADVNELAILWIAAPITGLLVQPIIGHLSDRTWGRLGRRRPYLLYGSILTAVALVLMPNAPTVITASLALWLLTASINVAMEPFRAFVADSLPDQQRTAGFAMQVFFIGAGAVFASALPWLLTHGFGVSGQAAPGVLPPSVHAAFYVGAAGLMVAVLWTVFTTTETPPERLSSGAPAIAARTPTAETVAWMRRSGLLWIAGAVLVGLCAFLGRWGREIYVLAILGVIFGAAQLATSWQRGRGRSSVGLLEVVEDIVHMPEVLKRLAVVQFFTWFGLFALWIYATPAVTARHYDAVDTASAAYNAGADWVGVLFAGYNGVAAIAALALPLLARRIGRPASHAVCLALGAVGFAGFVLIDDPMLLWLPIVGIGLAWASIMSAPYAMLSSAVPPGKMGVYMGIHNLFLVIPQMVAATVLGPLVARVLGGQAILALALAGGAFAVGAILALTIRDHAERG; this is translated from the coding sequence ATGTGCTGCGGCCTGTTTGGCGTGCAGATCGTGTGGGGTCTGCAGAACGTCAACACCAGCCGGATCTTCCAGACCCTGGGCGCGGACGTCAACGAACTGGCCATCCTGTGGATCGCCGCGCCGATCACGGGCCTGCTGGTGCAGCCGATCATCGGCCATCTCAGCGACCGGACCTGGGGGCGACTGGGGCGTCGCCGGCCCTACCTGCTGTACGGCTCGATCCTGACGGCGGTCGCCCTGGTCCTGATGCCCAACGCCCCGACGGTGATCACCGCCAGCCTGGCGCTGTGGCTGCTGACCGCCTCGATCAATGTCGCCATGGAGCCGTTCCGGGCCTTCGTCGCCGACTCGCTGCCGGACCAGCAGCGGACCGCCGGCTTCGCCATGCAGGTGTTCTTCATCGGCGCGGGAGCGGTGTTCGCCTCGGCCCTGCCGTGGCTGCTGACCCACGGGTTCGGCGTCTCGGGCCAGGCCGCGCCGGGCGTGCTGCCGCCGTCCGTGCACGCGGCCTTCTATGTCGGCGCGGCCGGCCTGATGGTCGCGGTGCTGTGGACCGTGTTCACCACCACCGAGACCCCGCCCGAGCGCCTGTCCTCGGGCGCGCCGGCGATCGCCGCGCGGACGCCGACGGCGGAGACCGTGGCCTGGATGCGCCGCAGCGGCTTGCTGTGGATCGCGGGCGCGGTCCTGGTCGGTCTCTGCGCCTTCCTCGGGCGCTGGGGGCGCGAGATCTACGTGCTGGCGATCCTGGGCGTGATCTTCGGCGCGGCGCAGCTGGCGACGAGCTGGCAGCGCGGCCGGGGGCGCAGCTCGGTCGGCCTGCTGGAGGTGGTCGAGGACATCGTCCACATGCCGGAGGTGCTGAAGCGCCTGGCGGTGGTCCAGTTCTTCACCTGGTTCGGCCTGTTCGCCCTGTGGATCTACGCCACCCCGGCCGTGACCGCGCGCCACTACGACGCCGTCGACACCGCCTCGGCCGCCTACAACGCCGGGGCCGACTGGGTGGGCGTGCTGTTCGCCGGCTACAACGGCGTCGCCGCCATCGCCGCCCTGGCCCTGCCGCTGCTGGCCCGCCGGATCGGCCGCCCCGCCAGCCACGCCGTCTGCCTGGCCCTGGGCGCGGTCGGCTTCGCCGGCTTCGTGCTGATCGACGATCCGATGCTGCTGTGGCTGCCGATCGTCGGCATCGGCCTGGCCTGGGCGTCGATCATGTCGGCCCCGTACGCCATGCTCTCCAGCGCCGTGCCGCCGGGCAAGATGGGCGTCTATATGGGCATCCACAACCTGTTCCTGGTGATCCCCCAGATGGTGGCCGCCACCGTCCTGGGGCCGCTGGTGGCGCGCGTGCTGGGCGGCCAGGCGATCCTGGCCCTGGCCCTGGCCGGCGGCGCCTTCGCCGTCGGGGCGATCCTGGCCCTGACCATCCGCGACCACGCCGAACGCGGCTAG
- a CDS encoding LacI family DNA-binding transcriptional regulator, whose protein sequence is MADDNSNNITLEDLAALAGVSVSTVSRALNDHHSISTRTKQKIWALARERGYSFRRYMPAAPIGAEGAIAIVMPRTHGRPLPLSHPFFLELLANIGEAARDRGCDFTVSHTAPANYDDLYLAATASRANGVIFLGQGDLHEAFNQLAATDARFVVWGAQLPGQKYCSIGSDNFLGGRRATLHLARLGRRRIVFLGETHPEAVQRRDGYLDALRESGLEADPSLILPVDFELESAEAAISRLLRRKASFDAIFASSDLIALGAIRALGRAGLSAPKDVSVVGYDDMLLSRLSTPTLTTIKQDTYKAGRLLVSRILDADGDHRPEYLPTDLIVRESCGA, encoded by the coding sequence ATGGCCGACGATAACAGCAACAACATCACGCTTGAAGACCTCGCCGCCCTGGCGGGGGTTTCCGTCTCGACGGTGTCGCGGGCGCTGAACGACCACCATTCGATCAGTACACGGACCAAACAGAAGATCTGGGCCCTGGCCCGGGAGCGCGGCTACTCGTTCCGGCGCTACATGCCGGCTGCGCCGATCGGCGCCGAGGGGGCGATCGCCATCGTCATGCCGCGCACCCACGGCCGGCCACTGCCGCTGTCGCACCCGTTCTTCCTGGAGCTGCTGGCCAATATCGGCGAGGCCGCCCGCGACCGCGGCTGCGACTTCACCGTCAGTCACACCGCCCCGGCCAACTATGACGACCTCTATCTGGCGGCGACGGCCAGCCGGGCCAACGGCGTGATCTTCCTGGGCCAGGGCGACCTGCACGAGGCCTTCAACCAGTTGGCCGCGACCGACGCCCGCTTCGTGGTCTGGGGCGCCCAGCTGCCCGGCCAGAAATATTGCTCGATCGGGTCGGACAACTTCCTGGGCGGCCGCCGTGCGACGCTTCACCTGGCGCGGCTGGGCCGCAGGCGGATCGTGTTCCTGGGCGAGACCCATCCCGAGGCCGTGCAGCGCCGCGACGGCTATCTGGACGCCCTGCGCGAGAGCGGGCTCGAAGCCGACCCGTCGCTGATCCTGCCCGTCGATTTCGAACTGGAATCGGCCGAGGCGGCCATCAGCCGCCTGCTGCGCCGCAAGGCTTCGTTCGACGCCATCTTCGCCTCGTCCGACCTGATCGCCCTGGGGGCCATCCGCGCCCTGGGCCGGGCGGGCCTGAGCGCGCCCAAGGACGTCTCGGTGGTCGGCTACGACGACATGCTGCTCTCGCGCCTGTCGACCCCGACCCTGACCACCATCAAGCAGGACACCTACAAGGCCGGTCGCCTGCTGGTCTCGCGCATCCTCGACGCCGACGGCGACCATCGGCCGGAATATCTTCCGACCGACCTGATCGTGCGGGAGTCGTGCGGGGCCTGA
- a CDS encoding family 43 glycosylhydrolase — MKRLSLLLAAVLVAGPTFAGEPISPRFNADPSPHAFKGGYYLYATDDASNSGKYWDSTTWRLYTSKDLKTWKDGGAFLGVTVFKWAKPDAKAWAPEAAYRDGKYYFYAPVGGDKIGVAVADRPEGPFTDAIGAPLVDKARDANAGAEPIDPQVLIDDDGQAYMVFGTRAPKIVKLGKDMKSLAGPIQDIVVTGFPAEDPKKKYGEAPFIHKRAGLYYFSFSTGWPGQIVYATSKSPTGPYAYRGVILDYLKISTNHQAIIEAKGRTWFFYHDNLLPGGGDHRRSIAIEPLAYGPDGSILEIKPK, encoded by the coding sequence ATGAAGCGTCTTTCCCTGCTGCTCGCGGCGGTCCTGGTCGCCGGTCCGACGTTCGCCGGCGAGCCGATCAGCCCCCGGTTCAACGCCGACCCGTCGCCGCACGCCTTCAAGGGCGGCTACTACCTCTACGCCACCGACGACGCGTCGAACTCGGGCAAGTACTGGGACTCGACCACCTGGCGGCTCTACACCTCCAAGGACCTGAAGACCTGGAAGGACGGCGGCGCCTTCCTGGGCGTGACGGTGTTCAAGTGGGCCAAACCCGACGCCAAGGCCTGGGCCCCCGAGGCGGCCTATCGCGACGGCAAGTACTACTTCTACGCTCCGGTCGGCGGCGACAAGATCGGGGTGGCGGTGGCCGACAGGCCCGAAGGCCCGTTCACCGACGCCATCGGCGCGCCCCTGGTCGACAAGGCCCGCGACGCGAACGCCGGGGCCGAGCCGATCGACCCCCAGGTGCTGATCGACGACGATGGGCAGGCCTACATGGTCTTCGGGACCCGCGCGCCCAAGATCGTCAAGCTGGGCAAGGACATGAAGAGCCTGGCCGGCCCGATCCAGGATATCGTCGTCACCGGCTTCCCGGCCGAGGACCCGAAGAAGAAGTACGGCGAGGCCCCGTTCATCCACAAGCGCGCGGGGCTCTACTATTTCAGCTTCTCGACCGGCTGGCCGGGCCAGATCGTCTATGCGACGTCGAAGAGCCCGACGGGCCCCTACGCCTATCGCGGCGTGATCCTCGACTATCTGAAGATCTCGACCAACCACCAGGCGATCATCGAGGCCAAGGGGCGGACGTGGTTCTTCTATCACGACAACCTGCTGCCCGGCGGCGGCGACCACAGGCGCTCGATCGCCATCGAACCGCTGGCCTACGGGCCCGACGGTTCGATCCTGGAGATCAAGCCGAAATAG
- a CDS encoding glycoside hydrolase family 2 TIM barrel-domain containing protein produces MRRGLLAGVAGLAMNGLGIGFAVQAEEIQVQPVQVDASRPDWENPAVYARGKLAASATHFAFESRAAALAGDATQSARYQTLDGQWSFSFSPSSDAVPDGFEKPDYDVSGWKTIKVPAMWQTEGYDQPRYNNITYPFPANRPLIPHATNPVGNYRRTFEIPAGWSGQDVILHIGAAGSAYRVWVNGQEAGYSEDSKLPSEFDVTPLLTPGKANTVAIQIHRWSDGSYLEDQDFWRVSGIERSVYLKAVPKTRLTDLFVHAGLDKAYKDGVLATDVQLTKRDQPVTVRMTLLDGDKTVLTKESKVAAGAARTETLSASVPGVRQWTAETPNLYTLLVEVLDAKGQVLQATPQRIGFRTVEIKDGRVAVNGKPIVIRGVNRHEHDPETFHVISEASMRRDIELMKRNNINAVRTSHYPNAELWYALADEYGLYVMDEADIESHAYMGYGNADPSQRDKRQIGFDPAWEGAHVSRVLNMVERDKNHPSVIFWSLGNEAGIGQNFEKAAAAARKRDPSRLISYLGWGARPWEHVPNTYVDIYAPMYDDVTKMVDWATDPTRTQPMIQCEYAHMQGNSGGNLKDYWDTIYRYDKLQGGFIWDWVDQSMYRYAKDGRRYWGDGGEYGPNPGGEIEFGDGLIQSDRTANPQVYEAQKVMSPIQFEGFDEASGRVTVINRHDFRDLSGFSFEWVLEANGVVAASGALPDLATQARQRQAIALPLPAAREPGAEYFLTLRAKAKAGSVPLTPEGYVVGWEQFALKGSARIEVARSGAAVATDGKDAVTLSAAGAVLKIDRATGLVDSYAKDGVVLARGGQPNFWRAETDNDAGTGLGAMQRPWQVMTQQRQTRAVTVDAKAGRIVVEHALGAGAARFTTTYAMAGDGSVAVTGDLTPLKDDLPPPMRVGLWFTVPEAMKTVEWYGRGPHETYVDRYTSAPIGLWRGAVAAQDHDYIRPQDTGNKIDVRWMELSGQGRGVRVTGDKPLMMQALAFPYEDLYRRAPGTWKSSDIVPHGDATLLVDAVQWGIGGDTTWNGFGLAHMKYRPKLEPTRVNFRLEPFAGERATPDKARPAQATPPQ; encoded by the coding sequence ATGAGGCGGGGTTTGCTGGCGGGCGTCGCTGGACTGGCCATGAACGGCCTGGGGATCGGCTTCGCCGTCCAGGCCGAGGAAATCCAGGTCCAGCCGGTGCAGGTGGACGCCTCGCGGCCGGACTGGGAGAACCCGGCGGTCTATGCGCGGGGCAAGCTGGCGGCCAGCGCGACGCACTTCGCTTTCGAGAGCCGCGCGGCGGCCCTGGCCGGCGATGCGACCCAGTCGGCCCGCTACCAGACCCTGGACGGCCAGTGGAGCTTCAGCTTCTCGCCCTCGTCGGACGCGGTCCCGGACGGCTTCGAGAAGCCCGACTATGACGTCTCCGGTTGGAAGACCATCAAGGTCCCGGCCATGTGGCAGACCGAGGGCTACGACCAGCCGCGCTACAACAACATCACCTATCCGTTCCCGGCCAATCGTCCGCTGATCCCGCACGCGACCAATCCGGTCGGCAACTATCGGCGCACCTTCGAGATCCCCGCGGGCTGGTCGGGCCAGGACGTCATCCTGCACATCGGCGCGGCCGGCTCGGCCTATCGGGTCTGGGTCAACGGCCAGGAGGCGGGGTACTCAGAGGACTCCAAGCTGCCCAGCGAGTTCGATGTCACGCCCCTGCTGACGCCGGGCAAGGCCAACACGGTGGCCATCCAGATCCACCGCTGGTCGGACGGGTCCTACCTGGAGGACCAGGACTTCTGGCGGGTCTCGGGCATCGAGCGGTCGGTCTATCTGAAGGCGGTCCCGAAGACGCGGCTGACCGACCTCTTCGTCCATGCCGGCCTCGACAAGGCCTACAAGGACGGGGTGCTGGCGACCGACGTCCAGCTGACGAAAAGGGACCAGCCGGTCACCGTCCGCATGACCCTGCTGGACGGCGACAAGACCGTCCTCACCAAGGAGAGCAAGGTCGCCGCCGGCGCGGCCAGGACCGAAACCCTGTCGGCCTCCGTCCCCGGCGTGCGCCAATGGACCGCCGAGACACCCAACCTCTACACCCTGCTGGTCGAGGTCCTCGACGCCAAGGGCCAGGTCCTGCAGGCCACGCCGCAGCGCATCGGCTTCCGCACCGTCGAGATCAAGGACGGCCGCGTCGCCGTCAACGGCAAGCCCATCGTCATCCGCGGCGTCAATCGCCACGAGCACGACCCGGAGACCTTCCACGTCATCTCCGAAGCCTCGATGCGCCGCGACATCGAACTGATGAAGCGCAACAACATCAACGCCGTGCGCACCTCTCACTACCCCAACGCCGAGCTCTGGTACGCCCTGGCCGACGAGTACGGCCTCTATGTCATGGACGAGGCCGACATCGAGAGCCACGCCTATATGGGCTACGGCAACGCCGATCCGTCCCAGCGCGACAAGCGCCAGATCGGCTTCGATCCGGCCTGGGAGGGCGCCCATGTCAGCCGCGTGCTGAACATGGTCGAACGCGACAAGAACCACCCCTCGGTGATCTTCTGGTCCCTCGGCAACGAAGCTGGCATCGGCCAGAACTTCGAGAAGGCCGCCGCGGCCGCCCGCAAGCGCGATCCCTCGCGTCTGATCTCGTACCTGGGCTGGGGCGCGCGGCCCTGGGAGCACGTGCCCAACACCTATGTCGACATCTACGCCCCGATGTACGACGACGTGACCAAGATGGTGGACTGGGCGACCGATCCCACGCGCACCCAGCCGATGATCCAGTGTGAGTACGCCCACATGCAGGGCAATTCCGGCGGCAATCTCAAGGACTACTGGGACACCATCTACAGGTACGACAAGCTGCAGGGCGGCTTCATCTGGGACTGGGTCGACCAGTCGATGTACCGCTACGCCAAGGATGGTCGCCGCTATTGGGGCGACGGCGGCGAGTACGGGCCCAACCCCGGGGGCGAGATCGAGTTCGGCGACGGCCTGATCCAGTCGGATCGCACCGCCAATCCCCAGGTCTACGAAGCTCAGAAGGTCATGTCGCCGATCCAGTTCGAGGGCTTCGACGAGGCCAGCGGTCGGGTCACCGTCATCAACCGCCATGACTTCCGCGACCTGTCGGGCTTTTCCTTCGAGTGGGTGCTGGAGGCGAACGGCGTCGTCGCCGCCTCGGGCGCGCTGCCCGATCTGGCCACCCAGGCCCGCCAGCGCCAGGCGATCGCCCTGCCGCTGCCGGCCGCGCGCGAGCCGGGGGCGGAATACTTCCTGACCCTCCGCGCCAAGGCCAAGGCTGGTTCGGTTCCGCTGACGCCCGAAGGCTATGTCGTCGGCTGGGAGCAGTTCGCGCTGAAGGGCTCGGCCAGGATCGAGGTGGCCCGCTCGGGCGCGGCGGTGGCTACGGACGGCAAGGACGCGGTGACCCTGTCGGCCGCCGGGGCCGTGCTGAAGATCGATCGCGCGACGGGCCTGGTGGACAGCTACGCCAAGGACGGCGTCGTGTTGGCGCGCGGCGGCCAGCCGAACTTCTGGCGCGCCGAGACCGACAACGACGCCGGCACGGGCCTCGGGGCCATGCAGCGTCCCTGGCAGGTCATGACCCAGCAGCGCCAGACCCGCGCGGTGACCGTCGACGCCAAGGCGGGCCGGATCGTCGTCGAGCACGCCCTGGGCGCCGGCGCGGCGCGTTTCACCACCACCTACGCCATGGCCGGCGACGGCTCGGTGGCGGTGACCGGCGATCTGACCCCGCTGAAGGACGACCTGCCGCCCCCGATGCGCGTGGGCCTGTGGTTCACGGTCCCTGAGGCGATGAAGACGGTGGAATGGTACGGACGCGGTCCGCACGAGACCTATGTCGACCGCTACACCTCGGCTCCAATCGGCCTGTGGCGCGGGGCGGTGGCCGCCCAGGACCATGACTACATCCGGCCCCAGGACACCGGAAACAAGATCGACGTCCGCTGGATGGAGCTGAGCGGGCAGGGGCGTGGCGTCCGCGTCACCGGCGACAAGCCGCTGATGATGCAGGCCCTGGCCTTCCCGTACGAGGACCTCTATCGCCGCGCGCCCGGGACCTGGAAGTCGAGCGACATCGTCCCGCACGGCGATGCGACCCTGCTGGTCGACGCGGTCCAGTGGGGGATCGGCGGCGACACCACCTGGAACGGCTTTGGCCTGGCGCACATGAAGTACCGTCCCAAGCTGGAGCCGACCCGCGTCAACTTCCGCCTCGAACCATTCGCGGGCGAAAGGGCCACGCCTGACAAGGCGCGCCCCGCGCAAGCCACGCCGCCGCAATAG
- a CDS encoding TonB-dependent receptor → MSPNISPARVLKIALLSATVIGGLPAVAAAQDAAANPSDTLEAVVVTGFKQSYANAVRSKKAAIEITDGISSDGLGRFPDLNVGEALQRIPGVQINREAEGRDATINLRGMPGEYARTTLNGQSFAGPALLRDNQGSPLGAFNSDIFSAFVIAKSPMANTTSGGLSGNVDLQIAPALSRKDGGFMKGSYEYNTLGNLGAPAGTIGYNKHLTDDLAVFGTLAYKKENFRRDTVRLNSYDYLTSAMTGLTPTQFNATYGQYFSATACPTSATSYCRSLGQALGLTQAQVDAAGYVTSNTGSKSKNGVWANSQIRQYTRMNVGKVWSGSAGVEWKPNDNTKVGLIGFFTDRNLPDTTQYFLINTVLPSSTAGAGTVISPTGTPIQTNDGRYLYQSYTFNNMNALSSTRLYSQRQKSDGVLGNVEWSNDDWRITGALTLSSGSNASVETEVDVANYTRAGGNGVSGSLTTGLDDIGNFKYVTTPSPQNSITTGQTWTWGGASDPTAFYNNGSKANSTNQIQIQGTESFAKNELNSAAFDVERFVKFGPVKSIQGGVRLEREKYVSTGYRVYAYGAQLQNITSSMMVTAPFVDDFMGGTAGDYNRNWQVLNVRDFLNAVRPVTAYQGGGLSTQGFNIQYADSSYYDKNFTNKNDINQFYIQAKYDTEIFGHGVRGNFGGRYEDTKNTITTLDRTTAPTDSIGSATAFKTDVYVNKYDYFLPSAIFVADVTDDLILRGAYYKTYVRPHPRQYSPSTKVSPAQILNSSLTSGTVSVYDVSVQIGNNKLKPYLAESFDLSLEWYNRPNGLVSLAYFRKNITGRVATTTDPSIICPADGSTWGFGALSWDGTYCNATSLSSATKQVHVNASGAYNLDKPTTVEGVEFNIQQNLDFLPGFWKNFGGSFNYAYTTSKSPAIAPFPGISKHNVNVIGYYETPKYGVRMVYNYRSDYGLNANGTYSGGSRSVKPRGQLDMSASYNVTDNFTLSLDAYNLTDAVRFEYENDYQVSRWVDYDGRTFTLTARATF, encoded by the coding sequence GTGAGCCCCAATATCAGCCCCGCGCGCGTCCTGAAGATCGCGCTTCTATCCGCCACCGTGATCGGGGGGCTGCCCGCCGTCGCCGCCGCGCAAGACGCCGCCGCGAACCCGAGCGACACCCTGGAAGCGGTCGTCGTGACCGGCTTCAAGCAGAGCTACGCCAACGCGGTCCGCTCCAAGAAGGCGGCCATCGAAATCACCGACGGCATTTCGTCGGACGGCCTGGGCCGCTTCCCGGACCTGAACGTCGGCGAGGCGCTGCAGCGCATTCCGGGCGTGCAGATCAACCGCGAGGCCGAGGGCCGCGACGCCACCATCAACCTGCGCGGCATGCCGGGCGAATACGCCCGCACCACGCTGAACGGCCAGTCGTTCGCCGGCCCCGCGCTGCTGCGCGACAACCAGGGCTCGCCGCTGGGCGCCTTCAATTCGGATATCTTCTCGGCCTTCGTGATCGCCAAGTCGCCGATGGCCAACACCACCTCGGGCGGCCTTTCCGGCAATGTCGACCTGCAGATCGCCCCGGCGCTGTCGCGCAAGGACGGCGGCTTCATGAAGGGGTCGTACGAGTACAACACCCTGGGTAACCTGGGCGCGCCGGCCGGCACCATCGGCTACAACAAGCACCTGACGGACGACCTCGCGGTGTTCGGGACGCTGGCGTACAAGAAGGAAAACTTCCGCCGCGATACGGTCCGCCTGAACAGCTACGACTATCTGACGTCGGCCATGACGGGCCTGACGCCGACCCAGTTCAACGCCACCTATGGCCAGTACTTCTCGGCCACGGCCTGCCCGACCAGCGCCACCTCGTACTGCCGCTCGCTGGGCCAGGCGCTGGGCCTGACGCAGGCGCAGGTCGACGCGGCCGGCTACGTCACCAGCAACACCGGCTCCAAGAGCAAGAACGGCGTCTGGGCCAACAGCCAGATCCGCCAATACACCCGCATGAACGTCGGCAAGGTCTGGTCGGGTTCGGCCGGCGTCGAGTGGAAGCCCAACGACAACACCAAGGTCGGCCTGATCGGCTTCTTCACCGACCGCAACCTGCCCGACACGACCCAGTATTTCCTGATCAACACCGTCCTGCCGTCGTCGACGGCCGGGGCGGGCACGGTGATCAGCCCGACGGGCACGCCGATCCAGACCAACGACGGCCGCTACCTGTACCAGAGCTACACGTTCAACAACATGAACGCGCTGTCCTCGACGCGCCTCTATTCGCAGCGCCAGAAGTCGGACGGCGTGCTGGGCAATGTGGAGTGGAGCAACGACGACTGGCGCATCACCGGCGCCCTGACCCTCTCGTCGGGCTCCAACGCCTCGGTCGAGACCGAAGTCGACGTCGCCAACTACACCCGCGCGGGCGGCAACGGCGTCTCGGGCTCGCTGACCACCGGCCTCGATGACATCGGCAACTTCAAGTATGTGACCACGCCGTCGCCGCAGAACTCGATCACCACCGGCCAGACCTGGACCTGGGGCGGCGCCAGCGACCCGACGGCGTTCTACAACAACGGCTCGAAGGCCAACTCGACCAACCAGATCCAGATCCAGGGCACCGAGAGCTTCGCCAAGAACGAGCTGAACAGCGCGGCGTTCGATGTCGAGCGCTTCGTCAAGTTCGGGCCGGTCAAGAGCATCCAGGGCGGCGTGCGCCTGGAGCGCGAGAAGTACGTGTCGACCGGCTACCGCGTCTACGCCTATGGCGCGCAGTTGCAGAACATCACGTCGAGCATGATGGTCACCGCGCCCTTCGTCGACGACTTCATGGGCGGCACGGCCGGCGACTACAATCGCAACTGGCAGGTCCTGAACGTTCGCGACTTCCTGAACGCGGTCCGTCCGGTCACGGCCTATCAGGGCGGCGGCCTGTCGACCCAGGGCTTCAACATCCAGTACGCCGACAGCAGCTACTACGACAAGAACTTCACCAACAAGAACGATATCAATCAGTTCTACATCCAGGCGAAGTACGACACCGAGATCTTTGGCCACGGCGTGCGCGGCAACTTCGGCGGCCGCTACGAAGACACCAAGAACACCATCACGACCCTGGACCGCACCACCGCGCCGACCGACTCGATCGGCTCGGCCACGGCGTTCAAGACCGACGTCTACGTCAACAAGTACGACTACTTCCTGCCGTCGGCGATCTTCGTGGCCGACGTCACCGACGACCTGATCCTGCGCGGCGCCTACTACAAGACCTATGTCCGTCCGCACCCGCGCCAGTACTCGCCGTCGACCAAGGTCAGCCCGGCCCAGATCCTCAACAGCAGCCTGACCTCGGGCACCGTGAGCGTCTACGACGTCTCGGTGCAGATCGGTAACAACAAGCTGAAGCCGTACCTGGCCGAGTCCTTCGACCTGTCGCTGGAGTGGTACAACCGCCCCAACGGCCTGGTCTCGCTGGCCTATTTCCGCAAGAACATCACCGGCCGCGTCGCCACGACGACCGATCCGTCGATCATCTGTCCGGCGGACGGCTCGACCTGGGGCTTCGGCGCCCTGTCGTGGGATGGCACCTACTGCAACGCCACCAGCCTGAGCAGCGCCACCAAGCAGGTGCACGTCAACGCCAGCGGCGCCTACAACCTCGACAAGCCGACCACCGTCGAGGGCGTCGAGTTCAACATCCAGCAGAACCTCGATTTCCTGCCGGGCTTCTGGAAGAACTTCGGCGGCAGCTTCAACTACGCCTACACGACGTCGAAGAGCCCGGCGATCGCCCCGTTCCCGGGCATCTCCAAGCACAACGTCAACGTCATCGGCTACTACGAGACGCCGAAGTACGGCGTGCGGATGGTCTACAACTACCGCTCGGACTACGGGCTGAACGCCAACGGCACCTACAGCGGCGGCTCGCGCTCGGTGAAGCCGCGCGGCCAGCTGGACATGTCCGCCTCGTACAACGTCACCGACAACTTCACCCTGTCGCTGGACGCCTACAACCTCACCGACGCGGTCCGCTTCGAATACGAGAACGATTACCAGGTCTCGCGTTGGGTCGACTACGACGGCCGCACCTTCACCCTGACGGCGCGCGCCACCTTCTGA